ACACCATAGAAGCGTGAAAAGATACTACTTCTCCATTCACAAAATTGTACAATTACATATATTGCTGACAGCATTGGTAGAGATAAGTCAACAATCTCTCGTGAGTTATCTCGTAATACTGTGGATAATAAGTATATGTATAATCTTTTGTAGCTCTCTGTTTTTGGATTATCGTTACATTTTCATCTATATCTTTTCTTCCGTTCATAGATATTCTCCAAAAATATTTTAGTATAATTATCCTTTAGCCTGAATTATTCACGGTACAATAATTAAATTAAGTACCGTGCTAT
This region of Lachnospiraceae bacterium oral taxon 096 genomic DNA includes:
- a CDS encoding helix-turn-helix domain-containing protein — encoded protein: MLLLHSQNCTITYIADSIGRDKSTISRELSRNTVDNKYMYNLL